In Virgibacillus sp. NKC19-16, a single genomic region encodes these proteins:
- a CDS encoding SCO family protein, with the protein MINKRHNTLAIILTLIFGVVLFYIGTDGFSAYTAESARTNGLIEERPEFPEVTLEDSNERVYPFSAFEDKYVMLTFIYTACTDVCLELEMNLAEVYNQIPTEYIGEDIVFLSISFDPIRDDPETLTKYRNYFNSDGETWRMARINDQEELDDLLDAFGVIVIPDGNGHFTHNSAFYLVDPSGTLVDVMDYTKIDEAAAKVTSILDSKEGG; encoded by the coding sequence ATGATTAACAAAAGGCATAATACGCTAGCTATTATTCTTACATTGATATTCGGAGTTGTGCTTTTCTATATAGGCACAGATGGGTTTTCCGCCTATACTGCTGAAAGTGCGAGGACAAATGGGTTAATTGAAGAGCGGCCTGAATTTCCGGAAGTAACACTGGAAGATAGTAACGAGAGGGTCTATCCTTTTTCAGCGTTTGAGGATAAATATGTTATGCTCACCTTTATTTATACTGCTTGCACGGATGTATGTCTGGAGCTGGAAATGAACCTGGCGGAAGTTTATAATCAGATACCAACTGAGTACATTGGGGAGGATATTGTTTTTTTAAGTATCAGCTTTGATCCAATCAGGGACGACCCGGAAACATTGACTAAATATAGAAATTATTTTAACAGTGATGGGGAAACGTGGCGAATGGCAAGAATAAATGATCAGGAAGAATTGGATGATTTGTTGGATGCGTTTGGCGTTATTGTTATTCCGGATGGGAATGGGCACTTCACGCATAATTCTGCATTTTATTTAGTAGATCCTAGTGGTACGTTAGTTGATGTGATGGATTATACCAAAATTGATGAAGCTGCAGCTAAAGTGACCTCCATTCTTGATAGCAAAGAGGGGGGATAA
- a CDS encoding YisL family protein, which translates to MNTHLHVTSWVLAFILFAVAYILHKQGKAKGSKIVQMILRLDYLLILYSGGALLANYFSGSAMMGEAIFKGIAGIWAVLAMEMILVKMTRREPTKSWWIQAIIAIVITIALGFGRLPGGFLP; encoded by the coding sequence ATGAATACACATTTACACGTCACGTCTTGGGTTCTTGCATTTATTTTGTTTGCTGTAGCTTACATATTACATAAACAAGGTAAGGCTAAAGGTTCCAAAATTGTACAAATGATATTACGACTGGATTATCTGTTAATTTTATATTCAGGCGGTGCGTTATTGGCAAATTACTTTAGCGGTAGTGCCATGATGGGTGAAGCGATATTCAAAGGAATTGCCGGCATTTGGGCAGTTCTTGCAATGGAAATGATTTTAGTTAAAATGACTAGACGTGAACCAACGAAGAGTTGGTGGATTCAAGCCATTATTGCGATCGTTATCACAATCGCTTTAGGATTTGGACGACTGCCAGGTGGTTTCCTGCCCTAA
- a CDS encoding alpha-amylase family glycosyl hydrolase: MKRIAFMLITIIFVLMNTMPAAAQEESEEQEEIIYNILVDRYNNGNFERDEQVQVDDSKAYHGGDLEGVINKLDELKEIGITTISLSPLMENASDGYHGYWIEDFYSVEEQFGTMEDLHTLIDEAHARDIKVVMEFVTNYVASSHSIVDDPETEDWVQESNDLNVDWADNVAVLNQDNPEVENFLLDAASFWMDETDIDGFKLHAVDQASESFLQNFSAQIKEMDEDFYLLGDILQTDERAAHLKENTDIDLIENQDLYESMTEVFSEEGNPVSALVETWEESGSHSDILYVDNMYTERFTQKFTENGRNDLTTWTLALTYMYTTPGVPSLFQGSEIPVYGEDAEESQRLVNFNSGNDEVKEFLSQISSLRTEFPALSHGDFEHVGSSGAMSVFKRTYEDETMYIAINNDSVLQSVTVSDIDPGMQLRGHLGDNIVRENEDGEHRIGLEREMAEVFVVEPDTGFNWTFIGVFGGIFLLFVAGVIYLSLKQKKRSV, translated from the coding sequence ATGAAAAGAATAGCATTTATGCTTATTACCATAATTTTTGTTCTTATGAATACAATGCCGGCCGCTGCACAGGAAGAGAGTGAGGAGCAGGAAGAGATTATATACAATATATTAGTGGATCGTTATAATAATGGAAATTTTGAGCGTGACGAGCAGGTACAAGTTGATGATTCAAAGGCGTATCATGGTGGAGATTTAGAGGGGGTTATAAACAAACTTGATGAATTGAAGGAAATTGGTATTACAACAATCTCTCTTTCCCCGTTAATGGAAAACGCATCTGATGGCTACCATGGTTATTGGATTGAAGATTTTTATAGTGTTGAGGAACAGTTTGGTACAATGGAGGACTTGCATACATTAATAGATGAAGCGCATGCACGGGACATAAAGGTTGTTATGGAGTTTGTTACCAATTATGTTGCATCAAGTCATTCGATTGTTGACGACCCTGAAACAGAGGACTGGGTACAGGAAAGCAATGATTTAAACGTCGATTGGGCGGACAATGTTGCTGTATTAAACCAGGACAATCCGGAAGTGGAAAACTTTTTACTTGATGCGGCCTCGTTCTGGATGGATGAAACAGACATTGATGGATTTAAGCTTCATGCTGTTGATCAGGCATCGGAAAGTTTTCTTCAAAATTTCTCAGCACAAATAAAAGAAATGGATGAGGATTTCTATTTGCTTGGGGATATTTTACAAACGGATGAGCGAGCGGCCCATTTAAAAGAAAACACGGATATTGATTTAATTGAGAATCAGGATCTATATGAGTCAATGACAGAGGTCTTTTCAGAAGAGGGCAATCCAGTTTCGGCACTTGTTGAAACATGGGAAGAAAGCGGGAGCCATTCGGACATATTGTATGTGGACAATATGTATACAGAACGTTTTACTCAAAAATTTACAGAGAATGGCCGTAATGACTTAACGACATGGACACTAGCTTTAACATATATGTATACAACACCTGGTGTTCCTAGCCTGTTTCAGGGGTCTGAGATACCGGTGTACGGGGAAGATGCCGAGGAGTCTCAAAGGCTTGTCAACTTTAACAGTGGTAACGATGAGGTAAAAGAGTTTCTGTCACAGATCTCTTCGCTTCGAACTGAATTCCCGGCCCTGTCTCATGGCGATTTTGAACATGTTGGCTCTAGTGGTGCAATGAGTGTCTTTAAGCGTACATATGAAGATGAAACCATGTATATAGCTATTAATAACGACAGTGTACTCCAATCTGTTACTGTTAGTGATATTGACCCAGGAATGCAACTTCGCGGACATCTTGGTGATAATATTGTCCGGGAAAATGAGGATGGAGAACATAGAATAGGACTGGAAAGGGAGATGGCTGAAGTATTCGTGGTTGAACCTGATACAGGATTTAACTGGACTTTTATTGGTGTTTTTGGAGGTATATTCCTTTTATTTGTCGCGGGAGTTATTTATTTAAGCCTTAAACAGAAAAAGAGAAGCGTATAA
- the yppF gene encoding YppF family protein yields the protein MWNELKHMYEIEREQSPESTNDLLDFYQGKYVTGEIGIHYYRTVYYYLHEEGAISVHE from the coding sequence ATGTGGAATGAACTAAAGCATATGTATGAAATCGAACGAGAACAATCACCTGAATCGACAAATGATTTATTGGATTTTTATCAAGGAAAGTACGTCACCGGGGAAATTGGCATTCATTATTACCGAACAGTATATTATTACTTACATGAAGAAGGTGCCATATCCGTACATGAATAA
- a CDS encoding DegV family protein: MNTKIMTDSASDLSNEHYNELDIEMVPLTVHLDEKEYKDVTDINPKTVYDAMREGKSPKTSQVSPETFKAIFTSYAKKNQPLVYIAFSSGLSGTYQTAKMMETEVKDEYPDAVLHVIDTKCASIGCGLIVMHAARLAKDGATADDISESVSHQAAYMEHIFTVDDLEYLLRGGRVSKTAAFVGTLLKIKPILHVEDGKLIPLEKIRGSKKLFPRMLEIMEERGTDFENQTIGISHCDDIERAEELAAMIKEKFKPKEVIIEMVGSVIGAHAGPGTIALFFLNNTDK, translated from the coding sequence ATGAATACGAAAATCATGACAGACTCTGCAAGTGATTTGTCAAATGAACATTATAACGAACTTGACATCGAAATGGTACCATTAACTGTTCATCTTGATGAAAAAGAATATAAAGACGTAACAGATATTAACCCAAAAACGGTTTATGATGCGATGAGAGAAGGCAAAAGCCCAAAAACATCACAAGTCTCACCGGAAACCTTTAAAGCTATTTTTACATCCTACGCTAAGAAAAATCAACCTTTAGTGTATATAGCTTTCTCATCCGGACTATCCGGTACCTATCAAACGGCAAAAATGATGGAAACGGAAGTAAAAGATGAATATCCTGATGCAGTGCTGCATGTAATCGATACGAAATGTGCTTCTATCGGCTGTGGCCTCATTGTCATGCACGCTGCTAGGCTCGCAAAAGATGGTGCCACTGCTGATGACATCAGTGAATCTGTTTCTCATCAGGCAGCGTATATGGAACATATCTTCACCGTTGATGATTTGGAATACCTTCTTCGTGGCGGCCGTGTAAGCAAAACGGCAGCTTTTGTTGGCACATTACTTAAAATCAAGCCCATCCTCCATGTTGAGGACGGAAAATTAATACCCCTTGAAAAAATAAGAGGATCCAAAAAGCTATTTCCCCGTATGCTGGAAATCATGGAAGAACGCGGTACTGATTTCGAAAATCAAACAATCGGAATAAGCCATTGTGATGATATCGAAAGAGCAGAAGAATTAGCTGCCATGATTAAAGAAAAGTTCAAACCAAAAGAAGTCATTATCGAAATGGTAGGCTCCGTCATCGGTGCCCATGCAGGCCCAGGAACAATCGCACTCTTTTTCTTAAATAATACAGATAAATAA
- a CDS encoding YitT family protein: MFIFEAKRIAIVIFGAALNAMSLNFFLIGANVYASGFTGAAQLTASIFNDYLGIGLTTGILLFLFNVPVLILGWFKVGKGFTIYSVVSVLFTTLFLEFIPIITFSDDIILNAVFGGVLAGAGVGFTLKLGASTGGMDIVAMLLSRMRDKPIGTYFLILNAVIIVFAGIFYEPENALYTMLTLYVTTRIIDTIHTRHQKLTAMIITHKAVELQHEIHKTMVRGITILPAKGAYTNTDQNMVYLVITRYELYDLERIIHEVDPKAFTNIVQTTGIFGVFRKD; encoded by the coding sequence ATGTTTATATTTGAAGCAAAACGGATCGCTATTGTTATATTTGGTGCTGCACTAAATGCGATGTCGCTAAATTTTTTCTTAATTGGCGCCAATGTCTATGCTAGTGGATTTACAGGGGCTGCCCAGTTAACAGCAAGTATATTTAATGATTATTTAGGTATCGGGCTTACAACAGGTATACTCTTATTCCTCTTCAATGTTCCTGTACTCATCTTAGGCTGGTTTAAGGTAGGCAAGGGGTTTACTATTTATAGTGTGGTTTCTGTTTTATTTACCACATTATTTCTGGAATTTATACCGATAATCACATTTTCCGATGATATCATTTTAAATGCTGTATTTGGTGGTGTGCTTGCTGGCGCCGGTGTTGGATTCACCTTGAAATTAGGGGCATCAACAGGCGGTATGGATATTGTGGCGATGTTGCTATCTCGCATGAGAGACAAGCCAATAGGGACCTATTTTTTAATCTTAAATGCAGTTATCATTGTTTTTGCGGGAATTTTTTATGAGCCGGAAAATGCGCTTTATACAATGTTGACGTTATATGTAACCACACGTATTATTGACACAATTCATACAAGACATCAGAAACTTACTGCAATGATAATTACGCATAAAGCAGTGGAGTTACAACACGAAATTCATAAAACAATGGTTCGTGGGATTACCATTTTACCTGCGAAAGGTGCCTATACGAATACAGACCAGAACATGGTATATCTTGTTATAACCCGCTATGAATTATATGATCTGGAAAGAATCATCCATGAAGTTGATCCTAAAGCATTTACAAATATCGTCCAAACAACCGGTATATTTGGTGTCTTTCGGAAAGATTAA
- a CDS encoding NifU N-terminal domain-containing protein: protein MAVHVEATPNPNALKFTSDKLIFEGTNSISVMPGDTSEYEIMNELMQLEGVDNVFGYQNFITINKLFGAEWDDVTPKVTEVIEKHGY, encoded by the coding sequence ATGGCTGTACATGTTGAAGCTACACCAAACCCAAACGCATTAAAATTTACATCGGATAAGCTTATCTTTGAAGGGACAAACAGTATTTCCGTTATGCCTGGAGATACAAGTGAGTATGAAATTATGAACGAATTAATGCAACTTGAAGGTGTTGATAACGTTTTTGGATACCAAAATTTTATCACGATAAATAAATTATTTGGTGCAGAGTGGGATGATGTAACACCAAAAGTCACAGAAGTTATCGAGAAACACGGTTATTAA
- a CDS encoding DUF3813 family protein: MENNLFQQAKNAVTNFMNNNQSGNTTTEQDKQAAQNAITNAKSNASPEEQQQLQQLEQQLKQHNQLH, from the coding sequence TTGGAAAACAATTTATTTCAACAAGCTAAAAATGCTGTTACAAATTTTATGAACAACAACCAATCGGGAAATACTACAACCGAGCAAGATAAGCAAGCTGCTCAAAATGCAATTACTAATGCTAAAAGTAACGCATCTCCCGAAGAACAACAGCAATTACAACAGTTGGAGCAACAACTTAAACAGCATAATCAGTTACACTAA
- a CDS encoding Cof-type HAD-IIB family hydrolase: MENKQHLIALDLDGTLLTDRKEISPYTKQMVLKAARDGHIIVISTGRPHRASINYYHDLGLDTPMVNFNGALIHHPRDDKWDALHNPMPIRTAHKIIDASMELGVHNILAEVMDDIYLDQYDEQILQIFQDTQNDPPFTIGNLKNKLQEDPTSLLIHPKEDHIQHLRSHLNDYHAELIEHRKWGAPWNIIEIVKKGMNKAVGLQKVAYYFGIPADRIIAFGDEDNDLEMIDYAGVGVAMGNAIGELKSIANHVTDTNEEDGIGIFLEHYLKLQVKSV, from the coding sequence ATGGAAAATAAACAACATTTAATTGCTTTGGATTTAGATGGAACCCTTTTAACAGACCGAAAAGAAATTAGTCCCTACACAAAACAAATGGTATTAAAAGCTGCGCGAGATGGACATATTATCGTTATATCAACAGGTAGACCACATCGCGCAAGCATTAATTACTACCATGATCTTGGACTAGATACACCAATGGTTAACTTTAACGGAGCACTGATTCATCATCCTAGAGATGATAAGTGGGATGCGCTTCATAATCCCATGCCTATACGAACTGCGCATAAAATCATCGATGCTAGTATGGAATTAGGTGTACATAACATTTTGGCAGAGGTCATGGACGATATTTATCTTGACCAATATGATGAGCAAATCCTACAGATCTTTCAGGACACCCAAAATGATCCCCCTTTTACGATTGGTAACCTAAAAAACAAACTGCAAGAAGACCCAACATCTTTACTTATTCATCCAAAAGAAGATCATATTCAGCACTTGCGAAGTCACCTGAATGATTATCATGCAGAGCTTATCGAACATCGCAAATGGGGCGCCCCTTGGAATATCATTGAAATTGTAAAAAAAGGAATGAATAAAGCTGTCGGACTTCAAAAAGTCGCCTACTATTTTGGTATTCCAGCGGACAGGATAATTGCTTTTGGGGATGAAGACAATGATCTGGAAATGATTGACTACGCGGGTGTTGGTGTGGCAATGGGCAATGCCATTGGTGAATTAAAATCCATTGCAAATCATGTTACAGATACCAACGAAGAAGATGGCATCGGTATTTTTCTGGAACATTATTTAAAACTACAAGTTAAATCAGTATAA
- a CDS encoding alpha/beta fold hydrolase, producing the protein MIGVFDANIHTIPSLVVVDTEKQNQALPILTYFHGFTSAKEMNLPLAYLLAAKGYRVVLPDSQYHGEREREISSTKRQISFWDIVMQNVEELQTIKDFFHQKGLILDNRFGVAGTSMGGITTSAALTQYPWIKAAAVLMGSPKITTYAKTLVDSFKKMGDLPITEEMIGSLYKQLVHYDLSTQAEKLKERPLLFWHGENDGVVPFDHSYTFYEEARELYENSENIRFLKETNRDHKVSRYAILETVKWFEKHL; encoded by the coding sequence ATGATAGGCGTTTTTGATGCGAATATACATACAATACCAAGTTTAGTGGTCGTTGATACGGAGAAACAAAATCAAGCTTTACCTATTCTTACATATTTTCACGGATTTACAAGTGCAAAAGAAATGAATTTACCGCTTGCCTATTTATTGGCGGCAAAAGGATATCGTGTTGTACTTCCTGATAGCCAATACCACGGGGAGCGAGAAAGGGAAATATCGTCAACCAAGAGGCAAATCTCATTTTGGGATATTGTTATGCAAAATGTGGAAGAGCTGCAAACAATCAAGGATTTTTTTCATCAAAAAGGATTGATTTTAGATAATCGATTTGGAGTAGCCGGAACAAGTATGGGAGGTATTACAACTTCTGCCGCTCTAACACAATATCCCTGGATTAAAGCAGCAGCTGTACTAATGGGCTCCCCGAAAATAACTACTTACGCAAAAACATTGGTTGACAGTTTTAAGAAGATGGGAGACCTCCCTATAACAGAGGAAATGATTGGGAGTCTATACAAGCAACTAGTGCATTATGATCTCTCCACACAGGCAGAAAAACTAAAAGAGAGACCACTTTTATTCTGGCATGGTGAAAATGATGGTGTCGTACCGTTTGACCACTCGTATACATTTTATGAAGAAGCAAGAGAGCTATACGAGAATTCGGAAAATATTAGGTTCCTAAAAGAAACCAATCGTGATCATAAGGTAAGCCGGTATGCAATTCTTGAAACAGTGAAATGGTTTGAAAAGCATTTATAA
- a CDS encoding metal-sulfur cluster assembly factor translates to MEEALKENMLGALENVIDPELGIDIVNLGLIYDVDLNEEGLCTVTMTLTAMGCPLAAHIEQDVKGALEDIPEIKDIDVNIVWNPPWGKDKMSRYAKIALGIPD, encoded by the coding sequence ATGGAGGAAGCATTAAAGGAAAATATGCTGGGTGCGCTTGAAAATGTAATTGACCCGGAGCTGGGGATTGACATTGTTAATCTTGGATTAATATATGACGTTGATTTAAATGAAGAAGGCTTATGTACAGTAACAATGACACTAACTGCAATGGGATGCCCGCTGGCAGCACATATTGAGCAAGATGTAAAAGGTGCACTGGAGGATATTCCGGAAATCAAGGATATTGATGTTAATATTGTTTGGAATCCGCCATGGGGTAAAGATAAAATGTCCCGTTATGCAAAAATTGCTTTAGGTATTCCAGATTGA
- a CDS encoding Crp/Fnr family transcriptional regulator encodes MRTHTVQELLQRFSMFKDLTDFEMEPIVNLAKNRIYRQKTHIFMQGDPLTNVYFIHQGKIKIYKTDFQGREQIVNVLQPGDMFPHQGFFRQDDYPAHAEVLEEATLIYIPIHSFENFLMTHPEITVKLLRVLGDIIVDLQSRLEEKILRNTYEQIILLLLRLSKNYGKETNKGQIRVTTRFTNKELANMIGSSRETVSRTLTMLKKKNCLTTDKAGFMILDIEALEDEFF; translated from the coding sequence ATGAGAACACATACTGTTCAGGAGCTTTTACAACGGTTTTCTATGTTCAAAGATCTGACAGACTTTGAAATGGAACCGATTGTTAATTTAGCCAAAAATCGAATATACCGGCAAAAAACTCATATATTCATGCAAGGTGATCCATTAACGAATGTTTATTTTATACATCAAGGTAAAATAAAAATATATAAAACAGATTTTCAGGGGCGAGAGCAAATCGTAAATGTCTTGCAGCCTGGCGATATGTTCCCACATCAAGGCTTTTTTAGACAGGATGACTATCCTGCGCATGCAGAAGTTTTAGAAGAAGCGACGCTAATCTATATCCCGATTCATTCGTTTGAAAATTTCCTTATGACACATCCGGAAATTACTGTAAAATTATTGCGTGTGTTAGGAGATATCATTGTTGATTTACAGAGTCGCCTTGAGGAGAAGATTTTACGTAACACCTACGAGCAAATTATTCTGCTCTTATTGCGCTTATCCAAAAATTATGGAAAGGAAACAAATAAAGGTCAAATTCGTGTCACCACACGCTTCACCAATAAGGAATTAGCAAATATGATCGGATCCAGCCGTGAAACGGTAAGCCGTACATTAACTATGCTTAAGAAGAAAAATTGCCTCACGACAGATAAAGCCGGCTTTATGATTTTGGATATAGAAGCATTGGAAGACGAATTTTTTTAA
- a CDS encoding DUF2249 domain-containing protein, protein MNHIEYTVKLHAPELEAKIRHARILEVFDELKAGQLMELTNDHDPKPLHYQFMMEREGMFSWEYAEEGPTLWRVTIGKNNHM, encoded by the coding sequence ATGAATCACATAGAATATACAGTGAAGCTGCATGCACCTGAATTAGAGGCTAAAATTAGACATGCGCGCATATTGGAGGTTTTCGATGAATTAAAAGCAGGGCAATTAATGGAGCTTACAAACGATCATGACCCAAAGCCGCTTCACTATCAATTTATGATGGAGAGAGAAGGCATGTTTTCCTGGGAATACGCAGAAGAAGGGCCAACGCTCTGGCGTGTGACTATCGGGAAAAATAACCATATGTAA
- a CDS encoding TIGR04053 family radical SAM/SPASM domain-containing protein: MFSRDYNENPFIVIWELTRACQLKCLHCRAEAQHHRHPLELTFEEGKKLIDDIYEMDNPMLVFTGGDPLERPDVFDITEYAVQKGVRVSMTPSATPNVTKEAMQKAKDVGLARWAFSIDGHCKEVHDHFRGTEGSFDLTMNAINYLNELEMPLQINTVISAYNYEYLDEMAEMVENLNCVLWSVFFLVPTGRGKESDMISPAEHERVLRWLYKLSKRVPFDIKTTAAQHYRRVVIQGKIRKSKGKSDKEHIFYEDALMSGKTGQIGGLGRAPKGVNDGNGFVFISHTGDVLPSGLLPIKAGNIRQTPLATIYRESEVFQNLRNPDKYKGKCGICEFRHVCGGSRSRAYNVTGDYMESEPYCVYIPKAMRQKKKVKETK, from the coding sequence ATGTTTTCTCGAGATTATAATGAAAATCCGTTTATTGTTATTTGGGAATTAACTCGAGCTTGCCAATTAAAATGCCTGCATTGTCGTGCAGAGGCACAACATCATCGGCATCCACTGGAATTAACATTTGAAGAAGGTAAAAAGCTGATTGATGATATCTATGAAATGGATAATCCAATGCTTGTATTTACAGGTGGGGATCCACTTGAGCGACCGGATGTTTTTGATATAACTGAATATGCTGTTCAAAAAGGCGTGCGTGTATCGATGACACCATCAGCTACACCTAATGTAACTAAAGAAGCAATGCAAAAAGCAAAAGATGTAGGACTGGCAAGATGGGCGTTCAGTATTGATGGTCATTGTAAGGAAGTCCATGATCATTTCCGCGGAACAGAAGGCTCATTTGATTTAACAATGAATGCGATAAACTATTTAAATGAACTGGAAATGCCACTGCAAATCAACACCGTTATCTCCGCCTATAATTATGAATACTTAGATGAAATGGCTGAAATGGTGGAAAATCTTAATTGCGTGCTATGGAGTGTATTTTTCCTTGTTCCAACAGGGAGAGGAAAGGAATCTGACATGATCTCCCCGGCAGAACATGAACGTGTCTTGCGCTGGCTGTATAAGTTGTCCAAACGTGTACCATTTGATATAAAAACAACTGCTGCACAACATTATCGTCGTGTTGTTATACAAGGTAAAATACGGAAGAGTAAAGGAAAAAGTGATAAGGAGCATATTTTCTATGAAGATGCATTAATGAGTGGAAAAACCGGTCAAATTGGTGGATTAGGTCGTGCACCTAAAGGGGTAAACGATGGGAATGGGTTTGTTTTCATTTCACATACCGGTGATGTCCTGCCGAGTGGTCTCCTGCCAATTAAAGCAGGGAATATCCGCCAAACGCCACTAGCAACCATTTACCGCGAATCAGAGGTTTTCCAAAATTTACGCAATCCGGATAAATATAAAGGAAAATGCGGGATATGTGAATTTCGCCATGTATGTGGTGGTTCTCGCTCCAGAGCATACAATGTTACAGGAGATTACATGGAAAGCGAACCCTATTGTGTCTATATTCCAAAAGCAATGCGACAGAAGAAAAAGGTAAAGGAGACAAAATAA
- a CDS encoding undecaprenyl-diphosphate phosphatase, with translation MTELWTLIQYLILGLVQGITEPIPISSSGHIIIFRNLFGIEAEGLSFEIFVNFASLLAVLIIYRNDIIRLTINAFRYLIKKEEAAKSDFQFIIYLVIATIPVGVIGLLFGDMIGDALSGTNVVGVTLLITAVAIWVIRNLRGRKRDGDLTVKDAVIVGFAQAIAVTPGISRSGASIVASMLVGMKQETALRFSFLLYIPVSLGTTILEVPDFIGTPEFEALLIPNLIAFIAAFIATYFALKWFMNIMAKGNLAYFSYYCVIVGVLVILFL, from the coding sequence ATGACAGAACTTTGGACGTTAATACAATATTTAATATTAGGGTTGGTACAAGGTATTACAGAGCCGATCCCTATTTCCTCGAGTGGACATATCATCATCTTTCGTAATTTATTCGGCATCGAGGCTGAAGGACTTTCCTTTGAGATATTCGTTAACTTCGCGTCCCTTCTTGCGGTTCTAATAATCTATCGAAACGACATTATCCGGTTAACGATAAACGCTTTTCGGTACCTGATAAAAAAAGAGGAAGCTGCCAAAAGTGATTTTCAATTTATTATTTACCTTGTGATTGCGACAATCCCTGTCGGCGTCATCGGTTTATTATTTGGCGACATGATTGGCGATGCGCTCAGTGGAACCAATGTTGTCGGGGTTACATTACTAATTACGGCTGTAGCTATATGGGTAATCCGTAATTTAAGAGGGAGAAAAAGAGACGGGGATTTAACTGTAAAAGATGCGGTGATTGTTGGTTTTGCCCAAGCAATCGCTGTTACTCCGGGTATCAGCCGATCTGGTGCTTCCATTGTTGCATCCATGCTTGTCGGGATGAAACAAGAAACTGCACTCCGTTTTTCTTTCCTTTTGTATATTCCGGTAAGCCTAGGGACAACAATACTGGAAGTCCCCGATTTTATTGGTACACCCGAATTCGAGGCACTGCTGATTCCGAATTTAATCGCATTTATAGCTGCATTTATAGCAACATACTTCGCGTTAAAATGGTTTATGAATATAATGGCTAAGGGAAACCTGGCGTATTTCTCGTATTATTGCGTAATTGTAGGTGTACTTGTGATTTTATTTTTATAA
- a CDS encoding DUF2929 family protein, with protein MTIFWALAIGTVASYVLTSMAGEPFVFTEVLILAGIFAVAAIVLAEFILPERKEE; from the coding sequence ATGACAATATTTTGGGCGCTGGCAATTGGTACTGTTGCTTCCTATGTTTTAACAAGTATGGCCGGTGAGCCATTTGTCTTTACAGAAGTCCTCATTCTAGCGGGTATCTTTGCAGTAGCAGCAATTGTTTTAGCTGAATTTATATTACCGGAAAGAAAAGAAGAGTAA